The following coding sequences are from one Parabacteroides pacaensis window:
- a CDS encoding glycosyltransferase family 2 protein, translating into MMNTYHIIELVFWISLFVVFYTYFGYGIVLYGLVKIKELFTKPVAPLLPDPLPEVTLLIAAYNEEEVIPKKMENCRALAYPVDNLQIVWVTDGSNDRTEELLQAYPEVTVLYQPERQGKTAALNRGVKFVDTPYIIFTDANTMLNRDAIKEIIRQFSDPQVGCVAGEKRVEIQSAQGATAGEGIYWKYESALKSLDYRLYSAVGAAGELFAIRTDLFEEMPTDTLLDDFILSLRIACKGYKIAYCKEAYAMETASSDMKEEEKRKIRITAGGLQSIWRLRGLLNIFRYGTLSFQYISHRVLRWSITPLLLFLLLPLNVILVFNGGVFYKVLLILQILFYLAGYIGYKKQQKNIKSKLFFIPYYFLFMNINVLRGYSYLSRHKGTGAWEKARRQ; encoded by the coding sequence ATGATGAACACATACCATATAATCGAACTTGTTTTCTGGATAAGTCTGTTTGTTGTTTTTTATACTTACTTCGGGTATGGAATAGTATTATATGGTTTAGTAAAAATCAAGGAATTATTTACTAAACCGGTTGCTCCGCTTTTACCGGATCCTCTTCCTGAGGTTACTTTGCTTATTGCAGCTTATAATGAAGAGGAAGTTATACCTAAAAAAATGGAGAACTGCCGGGCTTTAGCTTATCCGGTGGATAATTTACAAATAGTTTGGGTAACGGACGGTTCCAATGACAGGACGGAGGAGCTGTTACAAGCCTATCCGGAAGTAACCGTTTTGTACCAGCCGGAGCGTCAGGGAAAAACAGCCGCCTTAAATCGGGGTGTAAAATTTGTGGACACTCCGTATATAATATTTACCGATGCCAATACGATGTTGAACCGGGATGCAATAAAGGAAATCATTCGTCAGTTTTCCGATCCGCAGGTCGGTTGTGTGGCAGGAGAAAAGAGAGTCGAAATTCAGTCGGCTCAGGGGGCTACGGCAGGCGAAGGAATTTATTGGAAATATGAATCGGCACTTAAATCATTGGATTACCGGCTTTATTCTGCGGTAGGTGCTGCCGGTGAATTGTTTGCTATCCGGACTGATTTATTTGAAGAAATGCCTACGGATACATTGCTGGATGATTTTATTCTTTCTTTACGTATTGCTTGTAAAGGGTATAAGATTGCGTATTGCAAAGAAGCTTATGCGATGGAAACGGCTTCATCGGATATGAAAGAAGAAGAAAAACGTAAGATCCGTATCACGGCAGGCGGGTTGCAGTCTATTTGGCGTTTAAGAGGATTATTGAATATCTTTCGGTATGGTACACTTTCTTTTCAATATATAAGCCATCGGGTACTGCGTTGGTCTATCACTCCTTTGCTTTTGTTCTTATTATTACCTTTGAATGTAATTTTAGTTTTCAATGGAGGCGTTTTTTATAAAGTACTACTGATATTGCAAATTCTGTTTTATCTAGCAGGTTATATCGGCTATAAGAAACAGCAAAAAAATATAAAGAGTAAGTTATTCTTTATTCCTTATTATTTTTTGTTTATGAATATCAATGTTTTACGAGGTTATTCTTATCTTTCCCGCCATAAAGGAACCGGAGCTTGGGAAAAGGCGAGACGCCAATAA
- a CDS encoding UDP-glucuronic acid decarboxylase family protein has protein sequence MAKRILITGGAGFIGSHLCRRLLQEGNEVICLDNFFTGSKSNIIDLVNDSHFEVMEQDIIYPFFREVDEIYNLACPASPVHYQYNAISTIKTNVLGAINMLEMAERSHARILQASTSEVYGDPQVHPQVESYWGNVNPVGIRSCYDEGKRCAETLCMDYYRQKQVSIKIVRIFNTYGPNMSLNDGRVVSNFIVQALKGEDLTIYGDGTQTRSFQYIDDLVEGMIRMMATSEEFLGPVNIGNPGEFTMRELAEIVIRLTKSRSKIVYCPLPHDDPRQRKPNISLAKENLNGWEPKVPLEEGLLQTIDYFKSFLAKQKA, from the coding sequence ATGGCAAAACGCATTTTAATAACAGGAGGAGCTGGTTTTATAGGCTCTCATTTATGTAGACGGTTATTACAGGAAGGAAATGAAGTAATCTGTTTGGATAATTTTTTTACGGGAAGTAAAAGCAATATAATTGATTTAGTGAATGATAGCCATTTTGAGGTGATGGAACAAGATATAATCTATCCTTTTTTCCGGGAGGTAGATGAAATTTATAATCTTGCTTGTCCGGCCTCACCGGTCCATTATCAATATAATGCGATTAGTACAATCAAAACGAATGTGCTGGGAGCTATTAATATGCTGGAAATGGCCGAACGGTCGCATGCTCGCATTTTACAAGCGTCGACCAGTGAAGTGTATGGTGACCCGCAAGTACATCCTCAAGTGGAGAGTTATTGGGGGAATGTGAATCCGGTAGGCATCCGTAGTTGTTATGACGAAGGAAAGCGGTGTGCGGAGACTTTATGTATGGATTATTACCGGCAAAAACAGGTAAGTATAAAAATTGTGCGTATTTTTAATACGTATGGTCCTAATATGTCATTAAATGACGGACGGGTTGTTTCTAATTTTATTGTGCAGGCATTAAAAGGTGAAGATTTAACTATTTATGGAGACGGTACTCAGACGCGGAGTTTTCAATATATAGATGACTTGGTAGAAGGAATGATACGCATGATGGCAACTTCGGAAGAATTTCTAGGCCCTGTAAACATCGGAAATCCGGGAGAATTTACCATGCGTGAACTGGCGGAAATTGTGATACGTTTAACCAAGTCCAGATCAAAAATTGTTTACTGCCCTTTACCTCATGATGACCCGCGTCAACGTAAGCCCAATATTTCCCTGGCAAAAGAAAATTTAAATGGTTGGGAGCCCAAGGTGCCGTTAGAAGAAGGATTACTTCAAACAATAGATTATTTTAAATCGTTTCTGGCCAAGCAGAAAGCTTAA
- a CDS encoding DUF2442 domain-containing protein, which yields MINAQGIMLSVQGNDFFISYNRMPWLRNARISDVLNVRMCGHSAIEWETLGIDLEIESLKHPERYPLIMKRNLLESI from the coding sequence ATGATTAATGCTCAAGGCATCATGCTCTCGGTGCAAGGAAATGATTTTTTCATTTCATACAATCGGATGCCGTGGTTGAGAAATGCTCGTATATCCGACGTACTGAATGTGCGTATGTGCGGACATTCTGCCATTGAGTGGGAGACTTTGGGTATTGACCTCGAAATCGAAAGTTTGAAACATCCCGAACGTTATCCGCTTATCATGAAGCGTAACCTCTTGGAAAGTATCTGA
- a CDS encoding beta-N-acetylhexosaminidase, producing MKRVLFLLWVLLGMSPVVSHAAEINVIPYPNEVNMKGGEYVFAGPLSVVLPSELKKEYETYVQMFLEKGIALSKKKKGAVRFVKNGKLGKEAYELSITPQKIKIEYNQPAGAFYALQTLKQLCKIQKDKMRFPCVEIKDEPAFPHRAFMLDEGREFKGKGEVKKLLDEMARLKLNVFHWHLCEERGWRIQIDKYPRLTEVGSKMRHAEPYEMTAEEWDGKYKEPWFYTKEEISEVVAYAAKLHIQVMPEIEIPGHTGASIMAYPWLGCASSKKGSHVRGDIYNVIDPKVEQFVKDVIDEIMPLFPMKMLHIGGDEAAYWSWEQDPTVVEFIDSHHLHNPAGLQVWFINKINEYLNSKGWILTGWNEITGDDLRGEHEAAQVKLDTTAVVQFWDGDVKLINKSIKRGYRIVNSNRFYTYLDYPYEVTPLEKCYAFDIVPPDIEPENRNKIIGLGAQMWGERMPTVQAMYDHIYPRIAALAESGWTNSSSKDVNRFKKNLPFLERVWRQKGYLPEE from the coding sequence ATGAAAAGAGTCCTGTTTCTTTTATGGGTGCTGTTAGGAATGTCCCCTGTTGTGAGCCATGCTGCGGAAATAAATGTGATCCCTTACCCCAATGAGGTAAATATGAAAGGAGGAGAATATGTATTTGCCGGTCCTCTTTCCGTTGTTTTACCATCAGAATTAAAAAAAGAGTATGAAACGTACGTACAGATGTTTTTGGAAAAAGGAATTGCTTTATCGAAAAAGAAGAAAGGAGCCGTTCGTTTTGTAAAAAACGGCAAATTAGGGAAAGAAGCTTATGAGCTTTCTATCACTCCGCAAAAGATTAAAATTGAATATAATCAGCCTGCGGGAGCTTTTTACGCGTTACAGACGTTAAAACAGTTATGTAAAATTCAGAAAGACAAGATGAGGTTCCCGTGTGTAGAGATAAAAGATGAACCTGCTTTTCCTCATCGGGCGTTCATGCTGGATGAAGGTCGCGAATTTAAAGGAAAGGGAGAGGTGAAAAAATTGTTGGATGAGATGGCACGTTTGAAGCTAAATGTTTTCCATTGGCATCTCTGTGAAGAACGGGGCTGGAGAATCCAAATAGATAAGTATCCCCGACTCACGGAAGTGGGTTCAAAAATGCGTCATGCAGAACCTTACGAAATGACTGCAGAAGAATGGGACGGGAAATATAAAGAACCTTGGTTTTATACAAAAGAAGAGATTTCCGAAGTCGTGGCGTATGCGGCTAAACTACATATACAAGTAATGCCGGAAATAGAAATACCCGGACACACCGGCGCGAGTATTATGGCCTATCCTTGGCTAGGATGTGCCAGCAGTAAGAAAGGATCACATGTACGAGGTGATATTTATAATGTAATTGATCCGAAGGTGGAACAATTCGTCAAAGACGTGATAGATGAAATAATGCCACTGTTTCCAATGAAAATGTTGCATATAGGGGGCGACGAAGCTGCTTATTGGTCGTGGGAACAAGATCCGACTGTGGTGGAATTTATCGATTCTCATCATTTACATAATCCGGCCGGATTACAGGTTTGGTTTATTAATAAGATCAATGAATATTTAAACAGTAAGGGATGGATCCTTACGGGATGGAATGAAATTACGGGTGACGATTTGCGGGGTGAACATGAAGCTGCTCAAGTTAAATTGGATACTACGGCGGTTGTTCAATTTTGGGACGGAGATGTCAAGCTAATTAATAAATCGATTAAACGCGGCTACCGGATTGTTAATTCGAATCGTTTTTATACTTACTTGGACTATCCTTATGAAGTAACACCTTTGGAAAAATGTTATGCATTTGATATTGTTCCGCCGGACATCGAACCGGAAAATAGAAATAAGATCATAGGGCTCGGTGCCCAGATGTGGGGAGAAAGAATGCCGACTGTCCAGGCCATGTATGATCATATTTATCCCCGTATTGCAGCGTTGGCGGAAAGCGGTTGGACGAACAGTTCTAGTAAAGACGTAAACCGTTTTAAAAAGAATTTGCCTTTTTTAGAAAGGGTATGGAGGCAAAAAGGGTATTTGCCAGAAGAGTAA
- a CDS encoding endonuclease/exonuclease/phosphatase family protein translates to MGKKAVSHLIYFIEILVTLTISIITIIGAFSSHADPNHYPIIAYIGLVLPGLLLLSLLLAFYWGIRKKVWIVLPFLAILANFEYVNSVVHFSTKKEVTGKTLKIATYNIHSFNKESTGFSAKQIARYMEKEKIDVLCFQEFNGNNKFPNDSLLQVYKNYPYRYIPHLPGRDTRIAIFSKYPLIDSLFIPFPKSINCGMWADILVEGKRIRIFNVHMQTTALNQNQYKMKKEQVYYTDEEKIQAMEELNISLIHNMQIRARQAQLMRSLMDTTSYPMLLCGDFNDTPASYVYNQLKGPLSDGFKTCGNGYQYTFRKLQKLLRIDFIFHSPELKGLQYESPSLPWSDHNPVIMKIEL, encoded by the coding sequence ATGGGAAAAAAAGCAGTATCTCACCTTATATACTTTATAGAAATTTTAGTTACTCTTACGATAAGCATCATTACAATCATCGGTGCATTCTCTTCTCATGCAGATCCCAACCATTATCCAATCATAGCGTATATAGGGCTTGTACTACCCGGATTATTGTTATTAAGCTTACTACTTGCCTTTTATTGGGGAATAAGAAAAAAAGTATGGATAGTACTTCCTTTTTTAGCCATTTTAGCTAACTTCGAATATGTAAACTCCGTAGTTCACTTTTCCACAAAAAAAGAGGTCACAGGAAAAACCTTAAAAATCGCCACATATAATATACATAGCTTTAATAAAGAAAGTACCGGCTTTTCCGCCAAACAGATTGCCCGTTATATGGAAAAAGAAAAAATAGACGTTCTATGTTTCCAAGAATTTAACGGGAACAACAAATTCCCCAATGATAGTTTGTTGCAAGTTTATAAGAATTATCCTTACCGCTATATCCCCCATCTTCCGGGTAGAGATACACGTATTGCCATATTTAGCAAATATCCCCTCATCGACTCTTTATTTATTCCTTTTCCTAAAAGTATTAATTGCGGGATGTGGGCCGATATTCTGGTAGAAGGAAAAAGAATCCGTATTTTTAATGTCCACATGCAAACTACTGCACTGAACCAAAATCAGTATAAAATGAAAAAAGAACAAGTATATTACACGGACGAAGAAAAAATACAAGCTATGGAAGAGCTTAATATATCATTAATACATAATATGCAGATACGTGCCCGGCAAGCTCAACTTATGCGTTCTCTAATGGACACGACTTCCTATCCGATGCTTCTTTGCGGAGATTTTAACGATACGCCTGCATCCTATGTGTATAACCAACTAAAAGGCCCGTTATCAGACGGTTTCAAAACTTGTGGCAATGGTTATCAATACACTTTCCGGAAATTACAAAAACTTCTTCGAATAGACTTTATATTTCATTCACCGGAATTAAAAGGTCTTCAATACGAGTCGCCGTCTCTGCCATGGAGTGATCACAACCCGGTAATCATGAAAATAGAGTTATAA
- a CDS encoding TolC family protein encodes MKQYFIIFLLFISCVGIFAQKENKAAQTTVTVTSAIGKDSVNAMLDDYERIQLPPLSVFLESVQEHPSVRIYEAKREEATAEMKVTKRKWLNYIRGVGSYQYGKMISVNGYSDVETPLYYTSGDRTQHQYYGGVSISIPLGDLLSQKQQERAQKARLRQMEYEYDITVEQRKLVILEAYNQVLKELSVLKAKAEAAALYNAQMKISEQDFINGKIDIIALSLERSRRSGALVNYQEGKVALHNAITLLEMLTNVKIMEK; translated from the coding sequence ATGAAACAATATTTCATCATATTTCTATTATTCATATCATGTGTTGGAATCTTTGCTCAAAAGGAAAATAAAGCGGCTCAAACGACTGTAACAGTGACTTCTGCTATAGGAAAAGATTCTGTTAACGCTATGCTCGATGACTATGAGCGCATTCAACTTCCTCCTCTTTCTGTATTTTTGGAATCCGTTCAGGAGCATCCCTCTGTCCGTATCTATGAAGCTAAGCGCGAAGAAGCGACTGCAGAAATGAAAGTAACCAAACGTAAATGGCTGAATTACATTCGTGGCGTAGGGAGTTATCAATATGGTAAGATGATCTCCGTAAATGGATACTCTGATGTGGAAACTCCTTTATATTATACTTCGGGAGACAGAACGCAGCATCAATATTATGGAGGTGTATCCATCTCCATCCCATTAGGAGATTTGCTTAGTCAAAAGCAACAGGAACGTGCGCAAAAAGCCAGGCTTCGCCAGATGGAATACGAATATGACATCACGGTAGAGCAAAGAAAACTAGTGATACTGGAAGCCTATAACCAAGTTTTAAAAGAGCTCTCCGTTTTAAAAGCTAAAGCAGAAGCTGCTGCCTTATACAATGCTCAAATGAAGATTTCAGAACAGGATTTTATTAATGGGAAGATTGATATTATAGCATTATCTCTAGAAAGATCCAGACGCTCTGGTGCATTAGTGAACTACCAAGAAGGAAAAGTAGCGTTGCATAATGCCATTACACTTCTTGAAATGCTTACCAATGTAAAAATAATGGAGAAATAA
- a CDS encoding GumC family protein — MNIPLFISRFLYRIRYQLIFGSLIVTLLVAYFTQFLSKTYTVNTTIYTGIVSNTTLDNETINNSQVSNTFDNLISVLRSQSTLENVSLHLLAMNLIHGNPEENNMYITAKNFQRLERLIPDEIKGLIDYQSEEKTVENLKKYATNSSLNFIYSLLNGKHPHYSYDALKKVQIKRIGNSDMIDLSYQSDDPGITTNTIKLFNNELLNNYNELRYKATDDVIAYFEEEVKKKVKKLKELEDALVEYNVKHNIINYEEQTKTTAYSLSGYEDRYESVKRDYESAQQLVKILESQLETRSKLLEANNDFIKTLDEISTINGKITEIETFTSEQALQNNPNLERYKEELRKAEQKIASISSDMDQYKYTKEGVAVPDMVTEWLKALIQKTKAKAELKVLEERKNEFKEKYKDFSPIGTEIKRREREISVTESSYLESLHALNLAYLKKKNIQLTTSGLNTVTQPTFPLSPNQGKRLLLIIGAFLGSLIFITGYNLLIELLDRTLRDAERTERLTGLKVSAAFSGRGQLRFRGYSKAWNRISATYACNKLDRYLEGGRPIYINLLSIETGEGKSFIAQYLIEEWEKIGLNIKYIKIGEDITIDSSYLLASTFEEFCPSCVDENIDIFLIEYPAVQYNCLPPILINKASVNILVANSKRVWKNSDEKLLQHLKDISKDTSIIIYLNNASRETVEDFTGPLPPYSSQHSLAMQMMHMGFTAKGTSVTEK; from the coding sequence ATGAACATACCTCTTTTCATATCCCGATTTTTATATCGTATTCGCTATCAATTAATATTTGGTAGTCTTATTGTAACACTTTTAGTTGCTTATTTTACACAATTTCTATCTAAAACTTACACAGTAAATACAACAATTTATACAGGTATTGTATCTAATACAACACTAGATAATGAAACTATAAATAATTCTCAGGTCAGTAATACTTTTGACAATCTTATTAGTGTTTTACGGTCACAAAGTACGTTAGAGAATGTGTCTCTTCACCTTTTAGCGATGAATTTAATTCATGGTAATCCGGAAGAAAACAATATGTATATTACTGCTAAAAATTTTCAAAGACTAGAGAGACTAATTCCAGACGAAATCAAAGGCTTAATAGATTACCAATCAGAAGAAAAGACCGTTGAAAATTTAAAAAAGTACGCAACAAACTCTTCTCTAAATTTCATCTATTCTTTATTAAATGGGAAGCATCCTCATTATAGTTATGATGCATTAAAAAAAGTTCAAATAAAAAGAATTGGTAATAGTGATATGATAGATCTATCTTATCAATCGGACGACCCTGGTATAACTACCAATACGATTAAACTATTTAATAATGAGCTTTTAAATAATTATAATGAGTTACGCTATAAAGCAACAGACGATGTAATTGCTTATTTTGAAGAAGAAGTAAAAAAGAAAGTGAAGAAACTAAAGGAATTAGAAGATGCGCTAGTTGAATATAATGTAAAACATAATATCATTAATTATGAAGAACAAACAAAAACCACAGCTTATTCATTAAGTGGATATGAAGATAGATATGAATCAGTAAAAAGAGATTATGAAAGCGCTCAACAACTAGTAAAAATTCTTGAAAGTCAACTAGAGACTCGAAGTAAATTATTAGAAGCGAATAATGATTTCATAAAAACTTTAGATGAAATATCTACAATCAATGGAAAAATAACAGAAATAGAAACTTTTACTTCTGAGCAGGCACTCCAAAACAATCCAAATCTAGAACGATATAAAGAAGAGTTAAGGAAAGCAGAGCAAAAAATAGCTTCCATCTCTTCTGACATGGATCAATATAAATATACAAAAGAAGGTGTAGCCGTTCCTGATATGGTAACAGAATGGCTAAAAGCTCTCATTCAAAAAACTAAAGCTAAAGCTGAATTAAAAGTTTTAGAAGAACGAAAAAATGAATTTAAAGAAAAATATAAAGATTTTTCACCGATTGGGACAGAAATAAAACGTAGAGAAAGAGAAATAAGCGTAACAGAAAGTTCTTATCTAGAATCTTTACATGCATTAAATCTTGCTTATTTAAAAAAGAAAAATATACAATTAACAACTTCAGGGCTTAATACAGTTACTCAACCTACTTTTCCTTTATCTCCCAATCAAGGAAAGCGTTTGTTACTCATAATAGGAGCCTTTTTAGGAAGTTTGATTTTTATTACTGGATACAATTTATTAATTGAATTACTAGATAGGACTTTGCGAGATGCTGAAAGAACAGAACGTTTAACAGGACTAAAAGTCAGTGCGGCATTTTCTGGGCGAGGACAACTGCGTTTCCGTGGATATTCAAAAGCTTGGAATCGCATATCAGCCACCTATGCTTGTAATAAGTTAGACCGCTATTTAGAAGGAGGAAGACCAATTTACATTAACCTTCTCAGTATAGAAACTGGTGAAGGTAAAAGCTTCATTGCACAGTATTTAATTGAAGAATGGGAAAAAATCGGTTTGAATATTAAGTATATAAAAATAGGAGAAGATATTACAATAGATAGTTCTTATCTTTTAGCATCTACTTTTGAAGAATTTTGTCCTAGCTGTGTGGATGAAAATATTGATATATTTTTAATTGAATATCCTGCCGTACAATACAATTGCTTGCCTCCTATACTCATTAATAAAGCATCTGTAAATATTCTGGTTGCTAATAGTAAAAGAGTATGGAAAAACAGCGATGAAAAGTTATTGCAACATCTGAAAGATATCTCAAAAGATACTTCTATAATTATTTATCTTAACAATGCTAGTCGGGAAACTGTAGAAGATTTTACAGGACCTTTGCCTCCTTATTCTTCTCAACATTCACTAGCAATGCAAATGATGCATATGGGATTTACAGCTAAAGGAACAAGCGTAACAGAGAAATAG
- a CDS encoding O-antigen ligase family protein: MNNTRIFEIPTRDKIFRMFALLGLASITISLCMGNFFSLGIIILLPIVLITFLYILQYPSTLLFLIFIVNYFIIGINRYVNIPAISVIMDSLLIGLLIILIIHGAIAQNIEWKYANNILTWVSFVWMIYCIIEIINPTGLLKAWFLSRGLIFNGLIIALITTLMITRSKQLHALLILYSVFTLLAALKAIGQRFVGFDNFELKWLQEGGALTHLIMSGTRYFSFFSDAGNFGSNMGCAGIAFGIITFFTPKKKLKVYYSIVSIFAFSGMFLSGTRGAMIVPLGGLALYTLISKNFKAMIAGGIILSIIYAFFAFTYIGQSNAYIRRMRTSFTPNKDASFNVRKNNQKKLASYLKNKPFGEGLGLSGVENRKVSLRFTTTIPHDSLYVKIWVETGIVGLILYLGGFIIVIAKCAQIIMFKIKNIELRGIFTGLLCGIFGMLLSAYGNAFFGQYPTAIIVYVFLSLILKGEYFDKLLTLQKNNL; the protein is encoded by the coding sequence ATGAACAATACTAGAATTTTTGAAATTCCAACGAGAGATAAGATCTTTCGGATGTTTGCATTATTAGGTCTTGCAAGCATCACCATTTCATTATGTATGGGGAATTTCTTTTCTTTAGGAATAATTATTTTGTTGCCAATCGTTCTAATTACATTTTTGTATATCTTACAATATCCCAGTACACTTTTATTTTTAATATTTATAGTAAACTATTTTATTATTGGAATAAATAGATACGTCAATATACCTGCTATCAGTGTAATAATGGATTCTCTGTTGATAGGTCTGCTTATTATTCTTATTATTCATGGAGCTATAGCTCAAAATATTGAATGGAAATATGCAAACAATATATTAACTTGGGTAAGTTTTGTTTGGATGATATATTGTATAATAGAAATTATTAATCCAACTGGGTTATTAAAAGCATGGTTTTTATCCAGAGGCTTAATATTTAATGGTCTAATTATTGCATTAATTACTACTTTAATGATTACTCGATCCAAGCAACTACATGCTTTACTTATTTTATATTCTGTTTTTACTTTATTAGCCGCCTTAAAAGCTATCGGACAAAGATTTGTTGGTTTTGATAATTTTGAACTTAAATGGCTTCAGGAAGGAGGAGCTCTAACCCATTTGATTATGTCTGGAACACGATATTTTTCTTTTTTTTCAGACGCAGGAAACTTTGGTTCAAATATGGGATGTGCAGGGATTGCTTTCGGTATTATTACTTTTTTTACTCCTAAGAAAAAACTAAAAGTATATTATAGCATTGTTTCCATATTTGCTTTTAGCGGTATGTTCCTCTCTGGCACAAGAGGAGCCATGATCGTCCCATTAGGAGGACTGGCATTATATACTTTAATTAGTAAAAATTTTAAAGCCATGATAGCCGGAGGTATTATCCTATCTATAATTTACGCTTTTTTTGCTTTTACATATATAGGTCAAAGTAATGCCTATATACGAAGAATGCGAACTTCATTCACTCCTAATAAAGATGCCTCATTTAATGTTCGGAAAAACAATCAAAAAAAATTAGCATCCTATCTTAAAAACAAACCATTTGGAGAAGGATTGGGTTTGTCAGGAGTTGAAAATCGGAAAGTTTCGTTACGTTTTACAACGACAATTCCTCATGATTCTCTCTATGTAAAAATATGGGTTGAAACGGGAATAGTTGGACTTATTCTTTATTTAGGAGGATTTATAATTGTTATTGCTAAATGTGCACAAATTATTATGTTTAAAATAAAGAACATAGAATTACGTGGTATATTTACCGGTTTATTATGTGGTATATTCGGAATGCTATTAAGTGCTTACGGAAACGCATTTTTCGGTCAATATCCCACTGCAATTATTGTTTATGTATTTTTATCTTTAATATTAAAAGGTGAATACTTTGATAAGCTATTAACACTACAAAAAAACAACCTATAA
- a CDS encoding glycosyltransferase, producing the protein MDYSFFTNIENGEYIFRIIDSVFFLIFAISVCYLFIFAIMSTGKQKNNYPKASKQYKFAILFPAYKEDKVIINSVKSFFKQNYPQDKYDVFVISAEMEDHTNQQLKDLSAKVLVLENVYHTKTEALQRAINHIDSNKLIYDVVVVLDADNLVDPNFLEELNNAFYSGCSAVQTHRVAKNTNTSIAVLDAVSEEMNNSIFRKGHTRLGFSSGLIGSGMAFEYELFKNCILQAKHIGVDKQLEMLLLKQNVYIEYLSQVYTYDEKVKKSSQFYNQRRRWLSTQIQNLFWGITSLPKAILAGNWDYCNKLLQWMMPPRVILFGLLILIGIFLSLTNFYLSIKWWGLFCILCITFALAIPDSLVNKRLVRAIFYIPILFLLMFFNHFRLAKANKEFIHTEHDE; encoded by the coding sequence ATGGATTATTCATTTTTCACAAACATTGAAAACGGAGAATATATTTTTAGAATTATAGATTCGGTATTCTTTCTAATATTCGCCATATCAGTATGCTATCTGTTTATATTTGCTATAATGTCAACAGGTAAACAAAAAAATAATTATCCTAAAGCTTCAAAGCAATACAAATTCGCCATTTTATTTCCCGCTTATAAAGAGGATAAAGTTATAATAAACTCAGTAAAAAGTTTTTTTAAACAGAATTATCCTCAAGATAAATATGATGTTTTTGTGATATCTGCAGAAATGGAAGACCATACTAATCAACAATTAAAAGATTTATCAGCAAAAGTGCTTGTATTAGAAAATGTATATCATACAAAAACCGAAGCTCTCCAAAGGGCAATTAATCATATTGATAGTAATAAATTGATCTACGATGTAGTTGTTGTTTTAGATGCCGACAATTTAGTAGATCCCAATTTTTTAGAAGAGCTAAATAATGCTTTCTATTCGGGATGTTCTGCTGTGCAAACTCATAGAGTCGCTAAAAATACGAATACAAGTATAGCTGTACTTGATGCCGTAAGTGAAGAAATGAACAATTCAATATTTCGGAAAGGACATACACGCTTAGGCTTTTCTTCAGGACTTATAGGATCCGGGATGGCTTTTGAATATGAGTTGTTTAAAAATTGTATCCTTCAAGCAAAACATATTGGAGTAGACAAACAACTAGAAATGCTATTACTTAAACAAAATGTTTATATCGAATATTTAAGCCAAGTATATACGTACGATGAAAAAGTAAAGAAAAGTTCTCAGTTTTATAATCAACGACGAAGATGGCTTTCTACTCAAATACAGAATTTATTTTGGGGAATTACTTCACTACCTAAAGCTATTTTAGCTGGTAATTGGGATTATTGTAATAAATTACTTCAATGGATGATGCCTCCCCGGGTTATCTTATTCGGATTACTCATTCTTATTGGAATCTTTTTATCTCTCACTAATTTTTATTTGTCCATTAAATGGTGGGGACTATTTTGTATTCTATGTATAACATTTGCTTTAGCTATTCCTGATTCTTTAGTAAATAAACGATTAGTCAGGGCTATTTTTTATATACCTATTTTATTTTTACTAATGTTCTTTAATCATTTTCGCTTAGCTAAAGCAAACAAAGAATTTATACATACAGAACATGATGAATAA